Proteins encoded in a region of the Mixophyes fleayi isolate aMixFle1 chromosome 5, aMixFle1.hap1, whole genome shotgun sequence genome:
- the FOXF2 gene encoding forkhead box protein F2, which produces MTTENHSQHLDPSAPLTTSPTTGALQPALMSQQSAAMDTSSSSSSKNKKPNSGLRRPEKPPYSYIALIVMAIQSSPTKRLTLSEIYQFLQARFPFFRGSYQGWKNSVRHNLSLNECFIKLPKGLGRPGKGHYWTIDPASEFMFEEGSFRRRPRGFRRKCQALKPMYRMMNGIGFSTSILPQGFDFQAPSASLACHSNGYNLDMMANSMTGGYDGLSGGHHVPHMSPNPGSTYMASCPVSSSGDYGPDSSSSPVPSSPAMASAMECHSPYTSPTAHWASSGASTYLKQQAMPPTNAATAGIHSGMSSYALEQTYLHQNTREDLSVGLPRYQHHSSPVCDRKDFVLNFNGISSFHPSASSSYYHHHHHQSVCQDIKPCVM; this is translated from the exons ATGACCACGGAGAATCACAGCCAGCACTTAGATCCTTCAGCTCCCCTCACAACCAGCCCCACCACAGGGGCTCTGCAGCCTGCACTAATGAGCCAGCAGTCCGCAGCCATGGAcacttcctcctcttcctcatccaAGAACAAAAAGCCAAATTCGGGACTCAGGCGCCCAGAGAAGCCTCCCTATTCTTATATTGCTTTAATTGTCATGGCCATTCAAAGCTCTCCGACCAAAAGACTCACCCTTAGCGAGATCTACCAGTTTCTGCAAGCCAGATTTCCCTTTTTCAGAGGATCTTACCAGGGCTGGAAAAACTCTGTGCGCCACAACCTCTCTCTGAATGAGTGTTTCATCAAGTTGCCAAAGGGGCTCGGGAGACCAGGCAAAGGGCATTACTGGACAATCGACCCTGCCAGCGAATTTATGTTCGAGGAAGGGTCTTTCCGACGCAGACCTAGAGGATTCCGAAGAAAATGTCAAGCTCTGAAACCCATGTATAGAATGATGAATGGTATAGGTTTTAGCACGTCTATCCTACCCCAAGGATTTGATTTCCAAGCCCCATCTGCTTCCCTTGCATGCCACAGTAATGGCTACAACTTAGATATGATGGCTAACTCTATGACAGGAGGATATGATGGCTTGAGTGGAGGTCACCATGTCCCACACATGTCCCCTAATCCTGGCTCTACATATATGGCGAGCTGCCCTGTATCCTCAAGTGGTGACTATGGACcagacagcagcagcagcccTGTCCCTTCTTCTCCTGCTATGGCCAGTGCTATGGAATGTCATTCTCCTTATACAAGTCCTACAGCCCACTGGGCATCATCTGGGGCCTCTACGTACCTAAAGCAGCAGGCCATGCCACCTACTAATGCAGCGACTGCAGGTATACACTCAGGCATGTCCTCGTACGCCTTGGAACAAACTTACCTCCACCAAAATACCCGGGAGGATCTCTCAG TGGGATTACCTCGTTACCAGCACCACTCATCCCCTGTGTGCGACAGAAAAGATTTTGTGCTCAATTTTAACGGGATTTCTTCTTTCCATCCGTCTGCCAGTAGTtcttattatcatcaccatcatcaccagaGTGTCTGCCAGGATATAAAGCCTTGCGTGATGTAA